A region from the Pelobates fuscus isolate aPelFus1 chromosome 3, aPelFus1.pri, whole genome shotgun sequence genome encodes:
- the SCAMP5 gene encoding secretory carrier-associated membrane protein 5: MSEKQNNFPPLPRFIPLKPCFYQDFETDIPDGHRPLTKRLYYLWMLNSITLAVNLIGCLAWLIGGGGAVNFGLAFLWLILFTPCSYVCWFRPIYKAFKTDSSFNFMAFFFVFWIQLVISIIQAVGIPGWGVCGWIATIGFFGTNVGSAVVMLIPTIMFTAMAVLCFVALTKVHKFYRGSGGSLSKAQEEWTTGAWKNPHVQQAAVGAAQAAMTQNEPQYSAAPNYGYTNQM; encoded by the exons ATGTCAG AGAAACAGAATAACTTCCCCCCTCTACCTCGCTTTATACCACTCAAACCATGCTTCTATCAGGATTTTGAGACTGACATACCAGATGGTCATCGACCTTTAACCAAGCGCCTCTACTACCTATGGATGT TGAACAGCATCACGCTTGCGGTGAATCTGATTGGCTGCCTCGCTTGGCTGATTGGAGGAGGCGGAGCCGTTAATTTTGGCCTGGCGTTTCTGTGGCTCATCCTTTTTACTCCCTGCTCCTATGTGTGCTGGTTCAGACCTATATACAAAGCTTTCAA GACTGACAGCTCCTTTAACTTCATGGCTTTCTTCTTTGTGTTCTGGATTCAACTGGTGATCAGTATAATACAGGCAGTGGGAATCCCAGGATGGGGAGTCTG TGGATGGATTGCAACGATCGGCTTTTTTGGTACAAATGTAGGATCTGCAGTGGTAATGCTGATTCCCACCATCATGTTTACAGCTATGGCTGTGTTATGCTTTGTAGCCTTGACAAAG GTACATAAATTTTACCGTGGTTCAGGGGGTAGCCTTAGCAAGGCACAAGAGGAATGGACAACAGGTGCCTGGAAAAATCCTCATGTTCAGCAAGCAGCCGTAGGTGCGGCACAAGCCGCCATGACACAGAACGAACCTCAGTACTCCGCTGCACCAAACTATGGCTACACCAACCAAATGTGA